From Mastacembelus armatus chromosome 9, fMasArm1.2, whole genome shotgun sequence:
aataatatAAAGGATTTGACTGCCTAATCCACAGATTGGATTCAGTTATCTCTTTTACTGTTTCCCCTGCAGACTGCCAATGACTTTATGGTCATATGTAATGTGGCAAAGATCTTGGAGCTTGTGGTACCTCTGATGGAGCATCCCAGTGAAACTTTCCTTGCCACCATTGAAGAAGACCTCATGAAGCTCATCATCAAATATGGCATGACGGTGTGTCACAGTGGCATTTTTAGGCATTTGTATAGAGTGCACCAACATAGAACCAAGTTTGCCTTGTGAAATATGAATATGACAATCcatgtttttaaacacatgacatAATCATCTGTGTTCTTTGTCTAGGTGGTCCAGCACTGTGTGAGTTGTCTTGGAGCTGTTGTCAACAAAGTCACACACAACTACAAGTTTGTCTGGTCTTGCTTCAACAGATTCTATGGTGAGATATACAGACAGTTACTTTCATCTTGTATACACTGAGGACTGCAATGTTGAGTCACTTTTACCACATTCCAAGGCAAGGAACTTTCCAAACAGGTTCTTTCACATAGTTTATGTCCGTATCCCAGATTTCGCTGTAGTATTTGACCTAGCCACCagtgtttaaaaatacaatcaAACCTtgaactgcaaaaacaaacaaaataggATGCAAcaataatctaatctaatctttgTGAAATTAActtaatattatgtttttttgggggtttttttccaGGTGCGCTTAACAAGCTCAAGATTCAGCATCAGGAGGATCCGAACAGCACAACATTGGTAGCAAACAAGCCTTTCCTGCTACGATCGCTCTTCACTGTGGGTGCCCTGGCGCGACACTTCGATTTTGATCTGGAGGAGTTCAAGGGCACGAATAAGGTAAGATGTCAGTTCATGCTGAGTAATACCTAGCATTGGCAATTTGGCCAGGGGAAAGCAGCAAAGTTGAAAATGTTGCAGTAGCTTAAGTTAGTCATAGCCAAAATTAGCGTAGATGTGGAACCAAATCCATTACCCTACTGCTGTTATTGCCACAGTAGCAACAGATAAAATGTATGCAGTCTCACaactatgtttgtgtgtacaggtTGTTATCAAGGAGAAAGTTCTCGAGCTGCTGCTATACTTCACCAAACATGTGGATGAAGAGGTCAAGACCAAAGCCATCATCGGCTTAGGTAAGAATATCATTTTCAAATATGGCTTGGTTTGGCAAAGTTTAATATAGTATAATATGTAGTTACTGCAAAAATGTTAGAAACTGAATGTTTATAACAAGTGATCATATGGTATTTGGGGTGCTGCAATATTAAACTACAGTGTCACATTAACAGGGCATAGGATTGGTGAGGGCAGAGATGTGAGAGAAACTGAAATTAAGCAGATTTCCTCTATCCAGCAGATGATTAAGTAGATGGAGACTGTATTGTTTACTTGTTCttatgtgtttttgctttttattttctttcctcaggTTTCCTTGTGATTATGCACCCCAGCCAGATGTTTGTGCCTGAGGTAAAGTCTCTGTACAATGGCATCCTGGCTGacagctcctcctccatcaACCTTAAAATCCAGATCCTCAAAAACCTGCAGACATATCTTCAGGAGGAGGACACGCGGATGCAGGAAGCGGACAGAGAATGTAAGCACAGATGAGGTTGTTTCCCTCAGCACTCCAACGGAAGACAAATTGCTTAGTAGCACCATCAATTCTGCATTGTGATTTccactaccagtcaaaggtttggacacactttaccattgaattgaatgagaaagtgtgtccaaatgTTTGACTGGCACTGTATATAAACATTTTGCCTGCAAAGGTTGATGTATCAAAAATCCATATGTTAAATCAGTGCCATAAATATGTGGTGTATATAATGAATAGAATGGTTAATCAAAACCCCATATTTTGGGTCCTTGCAGGGAAGAAACTGTCCAAACAAGAAGACCTGAAGGAGATGGGCGACATTTCTTCAGGGATGAGCAGCTCCATTATGCAGCTTTATCTAAAACAAGTCTTGGAGGCTTTCTTCCACACCCAGTCCAGTGTACGGCACTTTGCTCTCAACGTCATAGCTCTCACTCTCAACCAAGGTCTAATCCATCCTGTACAGGTAAGAATTGAAAGCCAGAAACTGTCAAATCACAGCACCTGCACTAATTTATGTCATAGACTTATAGATATCATCATGATATCAATACCAAGCAATGAGTTTTCCCTGTTTTGTCATGATTTCCACATATCCAGAATATTGTGTGTTACCATCTTCTCTACTTCCCTGTTAAACTTCTCATTGTATGGTCAAAAGAATTATATAAATGTGCCGTATGCACATGAAGATAACATAATTTTTGTCATGTCTGTGTAGTGTGTACCCTACCTCATTGCAATGGGAACAGACCCAGAGCCCAGCATGAGGAACAAAGCTGACCAGCAACTGGTGGAGATTGACAAGAAGTATACAGGATTCATCCACGTGAGTTGGGCTTTAATGTAGTCGAGCTCGTGGCTTGTCTTGTTACTTGATAAGTAATTATTTTCTGATAACCTGTGACAGAATCTATAAGAGTATTCTCAGATTTattcaatttaattaaatatacaGATGTACCTGTAGTTTCTTTCACAGTGTATATCTAACCTTTGTAGTGCTGGAGATAAACTGAAACATAAAGTTCATCGTTATTATTGTAGCCATCTCACCAGTTTTTTTTGGAATGCTAGATTTACAACACATCAGCATATCTCTTTCCACATATTCTTTAACAGATGAAGGCAGTAGCAGGGATGAAGATGTCATACAACTTACAGCAGGCTATTGATTCGTCCCGTAAAACCATCATAAGAGGTTTCAGACAGGACGAGACTCACTCAGCGCTCTGCTCCCACCTCTTCACTATGATCCGGGGAAACCGACAGCACCGGAGGGCTTTCCTCATCTCACTGCTGAACCTCTTTGATGACAGTGCTGTGAGTGAACCTACACTGAACATTTATTAGCACTGCCCAgtgtaaaatgttcttttctcATTAACTACATGCCAAATGAAAATCTACTTCATGTTGAGTGAACTCTGTAAATGTGAAGGAATGCCAGACATTTACTAGCAACTTTGCTGttcccctttttttctttctgcagaagACAGATGTGAACATGCTCTTGTTCATAGCAGACAACCTTGCCTGTTTTCCATACCAGAGCCAGGAGGAGCCTCTCTTCATCATGCACCATATAGACATTACCCTGTCTGTTTCTGGCAGCAACTTGTTGCAAACCTTCAAAGAGGTAGCTTACCAGTGAAAGTAGTTTGCATATAAAATGCTCATGAGTTGTGCATTGCCTCAGGGAAGAAAAAAGGTTACAAATATTCAGTTcgattttcttttctgtctgtaaagCTTTTGCTGAAGGAGCCGAGGCGCAAAGAGAAGAAGGTAAAGAAGGAATGGAAGAGCACATCAGATGGGGAAGACGAAGAAGAAAAGATGTACTGTGATTCTCCTAGGAGTGACGACGAAGAAAATAGCAACAGCGATGAtaatgatgaagatgatgatgatgtggtaCGGCGGCCTAAGAAGACCAGAAAACCTGCTGCAGACTCGGATAGCTCAGAGTCCGACTCTGATCTGGAGGATTTGGATGTAGAGGATGTGGAAAAAGTAATGAGGCTCCTCCCAGACAATCCCACGGGTCTCTTGGACTTTGCCAGTGCTGTTCAGGGCATCCTGTTACTGTTGGTACTTAAACAGCATCTAAAGAACCAATATGGATTCTCTGATAGGTAGGACCCTCATACTCATAACAGTGGTTTCTCTACCATCTTTATCTATATTAATACCTTCATTTTTCAATGTGAATTACTTTTGCCACTAAATATATTCAGTATGTTGGTATGTCAGTGTCCCTGAAactcaaaaacatgttttgcctTTCCACAGTAAAATTCAGAAGTACTCTCCAACAGAGTCAGCCAAGGTGTACGATAAGGCAGTGAACAGGAAAAGCAACGTTCACTTCTACCCACGACAAACTGTTGACTTCATCTCTAACAACATGGCTCATGCCACACTGACAGACGATGTCAAGAAGCGAATAGTCAAACAGTATCTAGATGTAAGTAACGGAGCCAGTTCATTATTTTAGCAACAGCTTTGCTTTATTTGACTGAATGAATGGCAGCATGATAAAAATGTAGTGGCAGGCTGCACTTGTGTATTATATTGTATACAGCCTTTATTCTTGTGGCTTCTCTGGGGTCACACTCATTAAGAGTTTTGCCCTTCCTTTTATACTCATTAACCTAACTTCTGTCACATTCAGTTCTTAGATGTTGGTATTTAACTGCTGAAAAGTGTGACACTTGTGTCTCAGAGTTTCTTTCTTGCCTTTTCACTCCACAGTTCAAGGTTCTGATGGAACATCTGGATCCAGACGAGGAGGACGAGGAAGGAGAAGCGTCTGCCAGCGCTAACATCAGAAACAAAGCCATAAATGCCCTACTGGGAGGCTCCGGCCCCATGTCAGGACCCAGTCCGCGCAATCAGGCAGGACCAGAGACAGATGACGATGACAGTGATGGTGACGAAAGGACCCcaggggtgagagagagagagatatatatacacatacacacatatacatatacacacacacacttttaaaaagTACAGTTTAAAAATTTCAGGGGAAAATAGTGTattcttctttcttctgtttttccctGCAGTCCTCTCGAAAGTCAAGGCGAGCAGGTGACTCCTCAGATCCCGGCCGTATGAGTGAGACAGTGGAGGCTATGGATGTCATTGCCCTTTGCTGCCCCAAATATAAGGACCGGCCTCAAATAGCACGAGTCATTAACAAGACCTCCAATGGATACAGTATCCACTGGATGGCCGGCTCCTACTCAGGGCCCTGGGCAGAGGCCAAGAAACGGGATGGCCGCAAACTGGTGCCTTGGGTGGACACTATTAAGGAGTCGGACATCATTTACAAGAAGATTGCCTTGACCAGCAACCACAAACTGAGCAACAAAGTAGTACAGACTTTACGCTCCATGTATGCAGCGCGGGAAGGAGGAGCTAGCTAATGGCTCccgtgttttttgtttttgtttttttttttgttttttcccctccccccatttatttttatttttttattatttttttttgtcccttctGCTCCATTTCTATTTTATCATAACCTCCTTTTCCCTGCTTCTTCTCCACAACCTGCCACCTCCAACAACACAGCCAAACTTCACTGGATTCctaccctcctcctcttccttcctcatTTTTGTAAAACACAAGAGGGCAAGAATATTTGACACTACATACTTTTACATGAGTTATTCTTgcaaaaatgacacaaaacataaGACTTATTATATTAGAGGGACTactcatgttttgtttgtgtacaaGTTCTGAGGATAGAATCCAGAAGGCATTAAAGGAATATTTCACCCAAATTATCCCTTAAAAAAGGCTTATCAGAAACAAGACCTGGAGGGAAATGTTTTGTCAACATTGTTGTGGGAGCTCCTTCGCTGTTGTGCAGCAGATTCTAGTCGCTCATTTCTACTCCCACTGTATCATAGTTTAACAcgacaaaaaaactaaaatgtttatATCTCTGAAGacaaaaaagctgtaaaaaaagaataaaacctTAAGTGAATGTTGGAAATTAGTCTTTTTGATGTTCTTATTAAAGTGTTTTTGGAGTTTATTATATTACTAGCACCCTGATGGTTTTTCCTTTTAGCTTTTAGatatttgaaagaaaaagaaaaaagaaaaaaagaagaatttttatttttgttcactttTATTTGTCCATGCTGTACAATGGCAGAGTCCTCTGAATATAATTTATTCTATTTCGAACTACGCATGCAGTATATGTGGCCTATTGCAGGAGGatattttgtaaatgtagaTTTTGTTGTATTAGGTCACTCTAGTAATAAGAGGAAAAGGGATTCATACCCTTTTGGTGGAACAAATACTGCAATAAATTTTCTACTTCTTTGTCACTTGTCTGCTCAAAGTGTTaatctgatctttttttttttttttttttgcaaatatagGAAAGTCTAGGAGCTGGATATTGCTAAAACACAGACAAGCCTGAAATGATATAAGAGGGCCAGACAACCCTTTTATGTGTTATTTCACCGTTGAAAGAAACAACCAGTATGGTCATTCATTTAGGGTTTCTGTCTGTAGCATTTGAAGATGCCATCATGTCACTGTGTGCCCTTTTGCCTACACCATTAATATTCAGCTCATTGGATCCTACGATGGATCATCTCTATGTGACAACTTTGTCATACATTCAGGTTATTGAAGCCATAGCTAGTGCAATTTAAAGTACTGTACTATGCTAATGGACGTACCCAGCACATCAAACAGTGTTTGTAGTATTCTGaagtataaatgtatttttccctTATTGATTTTTAGATCTTAAACAATTAGAAACATTAAGAGGGCTGTACATTCTGTTTTAAAACAAGTATAATTTCATATCTTACTATGCTTTATTCGCCATACTTACTTTACTTATATTTTCTGTACAAAACTTGATTGTATCTCATCTTGCAGCTTTGAGAAACCCACAGCAAGAGATACATGGAAACATGCGCTTCAGTTGGGAATGGTGTGCTATAACTTTTAGTAGCATTTTGAGGTACAGTGTCATTTCAAACAGGTGTCCACTGTCACCTAATGTTACTCCCATTGCAATATGATTTAAAATGGCAGGAAAGCCCAGTGTGCTAATCTTAAAGTCCCATCATTACAAATGCTGTTCTCACTAAAAGCACATGAGGGCAATCTGTAAACTGATTACAGCTATTCCTTAAACAGTAGGTACACAAAAAGCTTATCTGAGTTTTTGTTGAAGCTTTGAGACCCTGATGTCGTCAATCTCCTAGCCCAACTAGGCTTATTAGGTGAAGTATGTAACTGGAGCAACAGTCGTTAGACCTATACTCCTGAGTTGGtgtcacttcacacctggcccGAATAGGCTTATTAGGTAGACAATACAAGTGAGCACGGGTCGGCATGAGGGGTCTCCATCTTTGTGTGTCTTAGGGAGCCCATACAGACAGGGGATGGTCTTCCCTGTACCTTTCAAGTCTGTGGTAGGTAGTCCTGTCAAAGGCATTGTCCTTTTCTAGTTAAGACAGttaatcacttttgtcttgtaGGTGCTGGTAGGGCAAAGGCACAGAGGATGATAGTCTGATAGTCtgctcagaccccagagggttacgaccactgtgcatctccctttgtctgcaGGCAGGATGGCAATAGTCTTGGCCTTGGACAGGGATGACAGGACTCTATTCTCCTGTGTGGTGAGACTGGATGGTGGTGGCATGGAACTACAGTGCTGCAGTGACTGCATCTCTATCAGATAAGCCATTGTTGTGAATGGCAGATTCTTTGGCTGTGATGAAGTCCACAGCAGGAAAATGTTTGGATGTGACTGCAAAGTTAAGTCCTTTGGCTAAAACGTTTCTCTCTGCTTGGGAATTGCCTGTCTGAACTTGTAACTTCTGTGGTTGTAGTTTTAACtattcaaaatgtaattttagatATCTGAAATGCAATTCTAGAATGTCACTCTAGCCTTTCTATGTTAAAGCTGCATTCATAAATACCTTTACAAGATATCCATAGTCTTTATAGATATCTTCAAAGGAGTTTTAACTAGTCACATTTAAGATATCTACAATGCATTTTtaactagtcaaaatgtaattacagaTATGTGAATTCACGTGACATGTTCATGACATGTTCTTCAATTGAAGAATTTTGACTAGACAGTCTGTCATTGCAGATAtcttacattttgactagtcaaataCATATatcttaaatgtaaaaacagttgGGTAATTGACTCTATGCACGCAACACTTCTGTGTTTGACATAAGACCACAGTCAATGATATGTGAAGAAGTTTTTGCTCTGAAAGACTATGCATGTCTGAAAAACCTGCAGTTCAGGAAATGTGAACTGGTGATTCATCCTGATCCACCTGAactcccccacccccacacacacacacacacacaacacacacttacagaaaCAGCTGTTAAACACCATAAACCAggtgtgatttgtttttcttttacacataCTTACCAAAATAGCTCTCTATACACCAATAACTCAAGAGCCACGGAAAGTCAAGGGAATTAATTAAGATTTCACTGTAAAGATTAAAAGAGACCTTTAATTGTCATCTGATTACATTACAATAAAACAGTAGTTAGTGAGTGGAATTGTGGTGTAAAGTACATTTACACCAGCATTGAACAGGTGTTTCAATtttatgtgtctctgtctctactCCTTTGAATAGGATGAGGGTTTGCTTGCCCAGTCCTTGAGTAAGGGCTGATTTTGGTAGTTAACCAAGAGGCAGGCAACTGTATAGAGCTGATTAATGCTGCTTATGAGTGAAAGAGGGATTACTGTACTGAATATCTTGTGCTCCTTCACTCTACGAATGAGTCTCTCCACATGAACTTTCAGTCTTGCAACAGACTGTATCTCCCTGACTTCTGGCACAGACAGTTGTGCTCCTCTGGACAGAGCTGCAGGTGCGTAGACCTTACAGGGCACACAGTGCTCCACGAGGAAATCCTTGTCTACCATGATGGCCATTGTTGGTGTGAGGAGGGACACAACGCCAGACTGCTTCAGGAGCTCTTTATCACTGATGGAACCGGCATAAAGAGGTGACACAAAGGTCACTGCCCCATGTGGTGCCATACCAATTAACCCTTTAAAGGCGCAGTTGGATTTGTAGGTGGAACGACCTTCACCCTGAAGAAGAAAGGAGTTTGTTGTTTGGCAGCGCAGCTCAGCGCAGTGCAATACCACCTGTGTGTCCcagtagtttttaaaaacatctggcATGTGAGCCTTTACTGTTTCCTCAGAAAGCCAAATGCCCACAGATCCAAGTACACAGTAAAGAAAGTTAGCCCACGTGTTGATGATGCGGCTCACCGCTGACTGGTGGACTTTGAATCTGTGTGCCAGATCTTTCTGCATCAGACCCAATGACAGATAGgtcataaacagaaaaaactcaTCAATGGGTTGCAGGAACTGCCAAAAGAAGagcatacagtacattttagaTGTTATTGCTTACtgttactttctttctttctaaccAGGGTCCTGTAGTATATCGTATTACAAACCGAAACAATGCACCGatttcagattttcattttccactCCATAAAGATAAGAAATAAAGTGTACCGTTGGATTGCCAGTGTGAGGGCCCTCGCTGGTCCTAGCCTTCCCTCGTGCATTTGTCACACGTATCATCTTGTGTGTTGCTGACTCTATGTACCCCCAAAAGGCCATCAGGTGAGCATGAGTCGCAAACCTGTAGAGCAAAGGCACATGTTAGAGGAAAGGATGTAAACACTGAAGGGTTTAAAAACCACATGATCATTTACTGAAGAGGTATGTTAATCCCAGCCAACAATGTTTAAGAAGTGATATCGTTGCATACCTGGTGTAAAACCTTATGTCGTCGTCGGAAGCAGCAAATCGCTCCAAACCAAACTTGTTCTTGACGGATATTTCCTCTATTTGTTTCTGCAACCTCGCGATTTCGGCACGGGGATCTTCAGTGTGGTTCAGGACCGGATTAAGAGCACTAGGCTCAGCGGTAGAGCAGTAGTCATGATCCTGGTGATCTACATCAATTGGGGGGTCCTTATTTTCTGCTGTGTCAGGATCCGGCCGTTCTTTCCCCTGCCAAACCCCAGTCCGTAGGACAGGCAGGGTAAAATTATTCCACGGGAAAAGGACTGGGACAGTCCCGCTACGCAGTCGTCGCCGCCCGATTGGACTCGGTGGCTCTATCAGGTCTGTAGTCTGAAAGTGTCGGCTGCACACCCTTGTATGATTTGTAACCGTCAAATCGTCTCGTCTGATGTTAACCACCCACATTTTCTGCAGTTCCTCGTCTTTGGGAAACTTGTGGAAACTGAGAACGGAGTTGAATCTGGCAGAGGCTTTGCACATTGGGACGCAGCAATGAAGACTACTGCTGCTATCCTCTCGTCTTTGGTATGTGACTGTTTTATGGCGTTTTGAATTCATGGAGTAATGCTTATACAATCTTACAAACAAACgttcaaaaacaccaaaacaaacgGTACGGGTGTGTTGTCTATACCACCTTTCTGCCCGGCGTTACTATACAAACAATTATACAGACGTACACTCGGCGAAAAGTTGATATCACGCGTTAGCTCTCACCGGAAATACGTCagtctgttgttttcttctcccAGCAGGATGCGGcaggactttcacaataaaggtCTATTGTTATAAGAAAACCACACCGTTATTCAGAGGAAGTTACTGCACCTTTACGAAGTATACTGCATACCCAATTTAAAGttcagattttaattgtagGTCACATTAATGCCCTGTTGCATGAcgcactttcaaaataaaaaccttttaaaaaattacattctttgaaaaataaaagttaattaaCAGTAATATGACTGGCTCATGTGCTTTGGCTTCTCAAACACTGATTTAGGCGCCAGTGGAGGTTATTTTTAAAGCCAGGAATATTATGTTCTTCCAGTAcgatatttaaatattttcacaataatcaaataaacaatttaaaagaaaaaacattcaaattctgCTTGTTAGTCATGTGTGCAGTGTAATAATACAAGCTACACTAATGAATGTAGACATCCCTATTatgtatagattttttttcataggGTCTAGCCTTCGTTGCCAAGCCATTTAAAAACTTTGTCCCCCAAGGCAGGGTTGAAATCTGGACCGTCTGCTTTTAATACAAGAGGTGTATTGAAAATACAGATCGAATACTGTCACCAAATGGACTAAATGAAGAGTtggatttgaaatgttttctcatcAACTAGTGTCTTGATGGTGGTTATTACTGTaattttgtttcatatttgttttaaccACAAGAGGGTGCTATTATGTGAGATCTTTGATTAAGCTATGTCATTATCCAATAGGAAGATTTATGAGATTGTATATAGtgtttttcatgcagtgttCTTGTTCAGCCTCTGATGAAGGCAGTAGTCAAAAcgggcttttattttgcttttgaaaTAAAGAAGGAAGATGAAGTAAGTCTTTCCCCTTCTTTTTGTGAAGGTTTTCACAATAATGTAAGTACATTTATTTAGAAGACATTTTGATAACTTCTTCACGCCTATTAATTTCAGAAATCAAACATCAGCTTGTCAAACAGTTAGAGATAATAATTCAGTTACCCAAGATGGGCTCCAAGCAGTAGGCACTGATAATTTCTGCCGCAATTTTCTAGTTTGATATATTCCCTCCagtttacagtggtgtgaaaaagtgttggctcccttcctgatttcttattttgcatgtttgtcacactaatgtttcagatcatcaaacgtatttaaatattagtcaaagataacacaagtaaacacatcatgcagtttttaaatgaaggtttttattattaagggaaaacaaaatccaaaactacatggccctgtgtgaaagaGTGTTTGCTCCCccccgttaaaacataacttaactggTTTATCACActtgagttcaattcctctagccacacccaggcctgattactgccacacctgttcgcaatcaagaaatcacttaaatagaacctgcctgacaaagtgaagtagaccaaaagatcctcaaagGCTAGatatcatgctgagatccatagaaattcaaaaacaaatgagaaagaaagtaattgagctctatcagtctggaaaaggttataaagccatttctaaagctttgtgactgcagcgaaccacagtgagagccattatctacaaatggcaaaaacatggaacagtggagaaccttcccaggagtggccggccgaccaaaattaccccaagagtgcagcgacgactcatcccagaggtcacaaaagaccccacaatgtccaaagaactgcaggcctcacttgcctcagttaaggtcactgttcaaaaacaacataaaggctcatctcagttttgccagaaaacatcttgatgatccccaagacttttgggaaaatactctgtggactgacaagacaaaagttgaactttttgaaaggtgtgtgtcccattacgtctggcgtaaagTAACaacgcatttcagaaaaagaacatcataccaacagtaaaatatggtggtggtagtgtgacggtctggggctgttttgctacttcaggacctggaagacttgctgtgataaatggaaccatgaatatgctgtctaccaaaaaatcctgaaggagaatgcCCGGCCATCTattcgtgacctcaagctgaagggttctgcagcaggacaatgatccaaaacacgccagcaagtccacctctgaatggctgaagaaaaacaaaatgaagactttggagtggcctagtcaaagtcctgacctgaatccgactGACATGCTGTGGCACCTCCAACcaccttaaaaaggtggttcatgctggaaaaccctccaatgtggatgaattacaattctgcaaagatgagtgggccaaaattcctccacagcgctgtaacagactcactgCAAGTTActg
This genomic window contains:
- the LOC113138963 gene encoding uncharacterized protein LOC113138963, encoding MNSKRHKTVTYQRREDSSSSLHCCVPMCKASARFNSVLSFHKFPKDEELQKMWVVNIRRDDLTVTNHTRVCSRHFQTTDLIEPPSPIGRRRLRSGTVPVLFPWNNFTLPVLRTGVWQGKERPDPDTAENKDPPIDVDHQDHDYCSTAEPSALNPVLNHTEDPRAEIARLQKQIEEISVKNKFGLERFAASDDDIRFYTRFATHAHLMAFWGYIESATHKMIRVTNARGKARTSEGPHTGNPTFLQPIDEFFLFMTYLSLGLMQKDLAHRFKVHQSAVSRIINTWANFLYCVLGSVGIWLSEETVKAHMPDVFKNYWDTQVVLHCAELRCQTTNSFLLQGEGRSTYKSNCAFKGLIGMAPHGAVTFVSPLYAGSISDKELLKQSGVVSLLTPTMAIMVDKDFLVEHCVPCKVYAPAALSRGAQLSVPEVREIQSVARLKVHVERLIRRVKEHKIFSTVIPLSLISSINQLYTVACLLVNYQNQPLLKDWASKPSSYSKE